Proteins encoded within one genomic window of Chthonomonas sp.:
- a CDS encoding bifunctional riboflavin kinase/FAD synthetase produces MLTIFGAQNQDIAWSNAVVCIGTFDGVHLGHQALIRRAVQRAAELEFPAVVVTFDHHPARVLAPDRCPPALGSLAQNLAHIAELGVAATVVLHFDAALATTRASTFLDEILVQTLHARELVIGHDFAFGKDREGTGEWVAERISAETFPPFSVDGHRVSSSEIRGAVQSGDVEHAARLLGRRFSLTGVVGHGEKLGRTLGYPTANLELPATLAIPGDGVYSSMARTRFGVFPAAVSIGSRPTVGDRPRVVEAYLLEYPGDSLYGTALSLEFLARVRGQERFNDLEQLKSQMASDIQQVALDARR; encoded by the coding sequence ATGCTGACAATCTTCGGCGCGCAGAATCAGGACATCGCGTGGTCGAACGCAGTGGTGTGCATTGGCACCTTCGACGGCGTTCACCTCGGCCACCAAGCCCTGATTCGGCGCGCCGTTCAACGTGCGGCGGAACTTGAATTCCCCGCCGTCGTCGTGACCTTCGATCACCATCCGGCAAGAGTCCTTGCGCCGGACCGCTGCCCTCCCGCACTCGGCTCTTTGGCGCAGAACCTTGCGCATATCGCTGAGCTTGGGGTTGCGGCGACGGTCGTACTCCACTTCGATGCCGCGTTGGCCACGACCCGTGCCTCGACGTTCCTGGACGAGATCCTTGTACAGACTCTGCACGCCCGCGAGCTTGTGATCGGCCACGATTTCGCATTCGGAAAGGACCGCGAGGGGACCGGCGAATGGGTCGCCGAGCGGATCTCGGCCGAGACTTTCCCGCCCTTTAGCGTCGACGGTCATCGAGTCAGCAGTTCCGAGATTCGGGGTGCAGTCCAGTCCGGAGATGTTGAACATGCCGCTCGGCTGCTCGGTAGACGCTTCTCGCTCACCGGAGTCGTCGGGCATGGCGAGAAGCTCGGTCGCACGCTCGGGTACCCGACCGCGAATCTAGAGTTGCCTGCGACGCTGGCGATACCAGGTGACGGCGTCTACTCATCAATGGCCCGGACGCGCTTCGGTGTCTTCCCTGCCGCCGTGAGCATCGGGTCCCGCCCCACGGTTGGCGATCGGCCACGAGTGGTGGAGGCGTACCTGCTGGAATATCCTGGCGATTCGCTGTACGGCACTGCTCTGAGCCTGGAGTTTTTGGCGCGTGTGCGTGGCCAAGAGCGATTCAACGACCTCGAACAGTTGAAGAGTCAGATGGCGTCGGACATACAACAAGTCGCACTGGATGCGCGACGATGA
- a CDS encoding response regulator transcription factor, which yields MKILVVDDEQTILETIEAKLRKEGFTVFTAETAEEGMRIYRQMKPDLLVLDVMLPNRSGFDLCKAIRRESKVPIIFLTARASEQDRVAGLDIGADDYVVKPFNLSELAARVKAVLRRSVGNEPLEIIDAGGLMINPKTHEAELDGQTLSLSPKEFALLYFLARNPGQVFSRDTLLDRVWGPDSFVSARTVDVHVRWLRERVETDPSSPSRILTVRGVGYKFTG from the coding sequence ATGAAGATCCTAGTAGTTGACGACGAACAAACCATCCTCGAAACGATAGAGGCCAAACTGCGCAAGGAAGGGTTCACCGTGTTCACCGCGGAGACCGCCGAAGAAGGCATGCGCATCTATCGTCAAATGAAGCCCGACCTGCTCGTTCTTGACGTCATGCTCCCGAACCGGTCGGGCTTCGACCTGTGCAAGGCGATCCGCCGCGAGAGCAAGGTCCCGATCATCTTTCTCACCGCGCGGGCTTCGGAGCAGGACCGCGTGGCCGGGCTGGACATTGGGGCTGATGACTACGTGGTGAAGCCATTCAACTTGTCCGAACTTGCGGCTCGGGTCAAGGCGGTGCTGCGGCGGTCGGTGGGCAACGAGCCCCTGGAGATCATCGACGCGGGCGGGCTAATGATCAACCCCAAAACGCACGAAGCGGAATTGGATGGCCAGACGCTGTCGCTCTCCCCCAAGGAGTTCGCCCTGCTGTACTTCCTTGCCCGAAACCCGGGTCAGGTGTTCTCGCGCGACACGCTCCTTGATCGGGTTTGGGGACCCGACTCGTTCGTCTCTGCACGCACGGTCGATGTCCACGTCCGGTGGCTGCGCGAGCGAGTGGAAACAGACCCGAGCTCGCCGAGCCGTATCCTCACGGTCCGAGGTGTGGGCTACAAGTTCACCGGCTAG